From the Ananas comosus cultivar F153 unplaced genomic scaffold, ASM154086v1, whole genome shotgun sequence genome, one window contains:
- the LOC109704826 gene encoding protein FAR-RED IMPAIRED RESPONSE 1-like has translation MDEERNSEVRDVNISAPEIGMTFINFDAVLNFYKHYAQEIGFAVVKRSTKMTDGKATYVIIACSRHGKMYRTVTNIRPRPSVAKTNCPARINVVINGDSSCVINKITLEHNHTLSPYKSRFFPCNRVIDTSVKRRLDLNDRAGIRLNKSFNSIVVEAGGYENLTFGEKDARNYIEKARRLRLGEGDGEAICNYFREMQERNGNFFYAIDLDDDSRLRNVFWADARSRAAYECFGDIITFDSTYLTNKYDMPFAPFVGVNHHGQSILLGCGLLSTEDTESFVWLFRNWLSCMSDRAPKAIIIDQDKVMQNAIARVFPNTRHQWCLWHITKKIPEKLRSYGEYHSMKSVMMDAIYESLTEIKFEEKWKRMIACYALENNQWLSGLYEERHKWIPAYVNDTFWAGMSTTQRSESMNAFFDVYVNSKTSLK, from the coding sequence atGGATGAAGAAAGAAACAGTGAGGTCAGGGATGTAAATATATCGGCACCAGAAATTGGAATGacttttatcaattttgatgctGTTTTGAATTTCTATAAGCATTATGCACAAGAAATAGGATTTGCAGTTGTAAAGAGGTCAACAAAAATGACCGATGGCAAGGCTACATATGTAATAATCGCATGCTCTCGTCATGGAAAAATGTATCGGACCGTAACGAATATTCGTCCTCGTCCATCGGTAGCAAAGACAAACTGTCCAGCCAGAATAAATGTGGTAATAAATGGGGATTCATCTTGTGTAATAAACAAAATTACACTTGAGCATAATCACACTCTAAGTCCTTATAAGTCTCGATTTTTTCCCTGCAATCGAGTTATAGATACAAGCGTCAAGAGGCGGCTTGATCTTAATGATCGTGCTGGAATAAGAttgaataaaagttttaattctaTTGTTGTTGAGGCTGGTGGATATGAAAACTTAACATTTGGAGAGAAGGACGCTCGCAATTATATTGAAAAAGCCCGTCGGTTACGACTTGGTGAAGGTGACGGCGAagcaatttgtaattattttagagAAATGCAAGAGAGAAATGGAAACTTTTTTTATGCCATAGATCTAGACGATGATTCTCGGCTTCGCAATGTGTTTTGGGCAGATGCTCGGAGTAGAGCGGCGTATGAATGTTTTGGAGATATAATAACTTTCGACTCGACATATCTAACAAATAAGTACGATATGCCATTTGCTCCTTTTGTTGGTGTTAACCATCATGGACAGTCGATCTTGTTGGGGTGCGGCCTACTCTCCACTGAAGATACAGAATCGTTTGTATGGCTCTTTCGAAATTGGTTGTCATGCATGTCGGACCGTGCCCCGAAAGCAATAATCATAGATCAAGATAAAGTGATGCAAAATGCTATCGCACGTGTCTTTCCTAATACTCGGCATCAATGGTGCTTATGGCACATAACAAAAAAGATACCGGAAAAGCTAAGAAGCTATGGCGAATATCATTCGATGAAGAGCGTGATGATGGATGCTATTTATGAATCACTGacagaaattaaatttgaggAAAAATGGAAGAGAATGATAGCTTGTTATGCACTTGAAAATAATCAGTGGTTGTCAGGCCTGTACGAGGAAAGACATAAGTGGATACCAGCTTATGTGAATGATACATTTTGGGCTGGAATGTCCACAACACAGCGTAGCGAAAGTATGAATGCATTTTTTGATGTGTATGTGAACTCGAAAACTTCATTAAAATAA